The Labilithrix sp. genome contains a region encoding:
- a CDS encoding transglutaminase domain-containing protein has translation MPSLPSSSSVVVALLAAASMLTGSASGQARPPRYTAETPDLTIDAHKARAIAGPTDGDRVAALAVIAQVGDRAAQGAALKAIRDAIAGMPEKSDVRGDAAALARSLEADEGTPAGADKAKTEAGILSDVAVLGPFRDTGGGLDAHDGPETKKTAAAFGDPKEVYSWGTVEVRWRPLPPTFTQARGVPLDLFVAPRKESCTWIASKITLDAKRSIVVRLAAAGTARLVFDGTDLDKSDDVHETMRFDRLAAKVEATAGPHIVAAKVCTGALDDSGRVRLRVTDDKGAPLPKLTASADLAPKSGETLPWSTSAKDKERVKFTKVVTPLVQTASGKGGGDALLNAAIVRSIAGGDDEKSPRAPGQLDAYLQNQALDPDRLAIAAWITESAVNKSARLYRARAAAVKANDATTIAFVDRRLVEQHLDSETPDWAIASFRGAGLDKKQDGEALWLSGHIAKALRVESLHLRAGRDLTAAFKANRSQVPLAILFELASIARSTDATTWVETTEELSRRGTRGEVLVDAMGSRTRADVEAAAKDAFAGGMDDADEALSVAHHVVEAGGHELAAQLYRTIALWAPNRAEAWAGLARELATVSSDARDQQTVLVALRRARELAPGDAKYRAELAMRLGKPGQGPSAAAQSAEARDDERYLVKSETILARRKGVPAGPPDVADRELHWLRAVRMHPDNRVSQLIQYGREIVIPPRTQGELFEMIPSEGDVIEILKARVHRKDGAIAFPVEEHNDGNRPRIRWPELEAGDTVEVAVREWTSTAVGGRGDAPFYFMDYAGSPASHPLLYNEVIVETSPGHPLYVDVLNDKLAPYKKIEKDDKERNVHVVQLIWDKPLVVPEEPLAPHTSEVAPVIVGSTFKTWADFRKWYGEAIRGFTEPDDEVRRLAAELTKGKKTRDEKLRALFDFVADDIRYVNYVSGEWWLPNRPQQLLARREGDCDDKAILLITLLRSIGIEAQEVMVQTRMTGQPSLLLGKNAAIPLFDHGIAYLPGQNGQPGMYLDATSPQSRLGPIPSMDARAVALRMDAGPAEIVTLPASSPDEHGADVTWTVNVAADGSGELTGEERHSGDSAFWLRTNIGEAQARAQYVENNLVEPWFPTIDLDKKIDFEGNLKNGEALVKYKAKSRGMARRENKDLVLPLSPAATYGSQIAPLPTRTLPVLLPAYFAPNHQNRTLRAIAPQGMAWSELPPGGDANGGEFGKAHLEIARDPKDPRAIVIKRSVSFNQHLIPVDKYPAWRAWVQQVDALMHKEVRLVEAK, from the coding sequence ATGCCGTCTCTCCCCTCCTCTTCTAGTGTCGTCGTCGCCCTCCTCGCCGCCGCGAGCATGCTCACCGGCAGCGCGAGCGGTCAGGCACGCCCGCCGCGCTACACCGCCGAGACGCCCGACCTCACGATCGACGCGCACAAGGCGCGCGCGATCGCGGGGCCGACCGACGGCGATCGCGTCGCCGCGCTCGCGGTCATCGCGCAGGTCGGAGACCGCGCCGCGCAGGGAGCCGCGCTGAAGGCGATCCGCGACGCGATCGCGGGCATGCCGGAGAAGAGCGACGTCCGCGGCGACGCCGCCGCGCTCGCGCGATCGCTCGAGGCCGACGAGGGCACGCCCGCCGGCGCGGACAAGGCGAAGACGGAGGCGGGCATCCTCAGCGACGTCGCGGTGCTCGGTCCCTTCCGCGACACCGGCGGCGGGCTCGACGCGCACGACGGGCCCGAGACGAAGAAGACCGCGGCCGCGTTCGGCGATCCGAAGGAGGTCTACTCGTGGGGCACGGTCGAGGTCCGGTGGCGTCCGCTCCCGCCGACCTTCACGCAGGCGCGCGGCGTCCCGCTCGATCTCTTCGTCGCCCCGCGCAAGGAGAGCTGCACCTGGATCGCGTCGAAGATCACGCTCGACGCGAAGCGGTCGATCGTCGTGCGCCTCGCCGCGGCCGGCACCGCGCGCCTCGTGTTCGACGGCACCGACCTCGACAAGAGCGACGACGTCCACGAGACGATGCGCTTCGATCGCCTCGCGGCGAAGGTCGAGGCGACCGCAGGCCCGCACATCGTCGCGGCCAAGGTCTGCACCGGCGCGCTCGACGACTCCGGCCGCGTGCGCCTGCGCGTCACCGACGACAAGGGCGCGCCGCTCCCCAAGCTCACGGCGAGCGCGGACCTCGCGCCGAAGAGCGGCGAGACGCTGCCGTGGTCCACGAGCGCGAAGGACAAGGAGCGCGTGAAATTCACGAAGGTCGTCACGCCGCTCGTCCAGACCGCGAGCGGCAAGGGCGGCGGCGACGCGCTGCTCAACGCCGCGATCGTGCGCTCCATCGCCGGCGGCGACGACGAGAAGAGCCCGCGCGCGCCGGGCCAGCTCGACGCGTACCTCCAGAACCAGGCGCTCGATCCCGATCGCCTCGCGATCGCGGCGTGGATCACGGAGTCCGCGGTGAACAAGAGCGCGCGCCTCTACCGCGCGCGCGCGGCGGCGGTGAAGGCGAACGATGCGACGACGATCGCGTTCGTCGATCGCCGCCTCGTCGAGCAGCACCTCGACTCCGAGACGCCGGACTGGGCGATCGCGTCGTTCCGCGGCGCAGGGCTCGACAAGAAGCAGGACGGCGAGGCGCTCTGGCTCTCCGGCCACATCGCGAAGGCGCTCCGCGTCGAGTCGCTCCACCTCCGCGCGGGGCGCGACCTCACCGCCGCGTTCAAGGCGAACCGGAGCCAGGTGCCGCTCGCGATCCTCTTCGAGCTCGCGTCGATCGCGCGCTCCACCGACGCGACGACGTGGGTCGAGACGACGGAGGAGCTCTCGCGGCGCGGCACGCGCGGCGAGGTCCTCGTCGACGCGATGGGCTCCCGCACCCGCGCCGACGTCGAGGCCGCGGCGAAGGACGCGTTCGCGGGCGGCATGGACGACGCGGACGAGGCGCTCAGCGTCGCGCATCACGTCGTCGAGGCGGGCGGGCACGAGCTCGCCGCGCAGCTCTATCGCACGATCGCGCTCTGGGCCCCGAACCGTGCCGAGGCGTGGGCCGGCCTCGCGCGCGAGCTCGCGACGGTGTCGAGCGACGCGCGCGATCAGCAGACCGTGCTCGTCGCCCTGCGCCGCGCGCGTGAGCTCGCGCCGGGCGACGCGAAGTACCGCGCCGAGCTCGCGATGCGCCTCGGCAAGCCCGGCCAAGGCCCCTCCGCCGCCGCGCAGAGCGCGGAGGCGCGCGACGACGAGCGGTACCTCGTGAAGAGCGAGACGATCCTCGCGCGGAGGAAGGGCGTGCCCGCCGGCCCGCCCGACGTCGCCGATCGCGAGCTCCATTGGCTCCGCGCGGTGCGGATGCACCCGGACAACCGCGTCTCGCAGCTCATCCAGTACGGGCGCGAGATCGTGATCCCGCCGCGCACGCAGGGCGAGCTCTTCGAGATGATCCCGTCCGAGGGCGACGTCATCGAGATCTTGAAGGCGCGCGTGCACCGCAAGGACGGCGCGATCGCGTTCCCGGTCGAAGAGCACAACGACGGGAACCGCCCGCGCATCCGCTGGCCCGAGCTCGAGGCCGGCGACACGGTGGAGGTCGCGGTCCGCGAGTGGACGAGCACCGCGGTCGGCGGCCGTGGCGACGCGCCGTTCTACTTCATGGACTACGCCGGCTCGCCGGCGAGCCACCCGCTCCTCTACAACGAGGTCATCGTCGAGACCTCGCCCGGTCACCCGCTCTACGTCGACGTCCTCAACGACAAGCTCGCGCCGTACAAGAAGATCGAGAAGGACGACAAGGAGCGGAACGTCCACGTCGTCCAGCTGATCTGGGACAAGCCGCTCGTCGTCCCGGAGGAGCCGCTCGCGCCGCACACCTCCGAGGTCGCGCCCGTCATCGTCGGCTCCACCTTCAAGACGTGGGCCGACTTCCGCAAGTGGTACGGCGAGGCGATCCGCGGCTTCACCGAGCCCGACGACGAGGTCCGCCGCCTCGCCGCCGAGCTCACGAAGGGCAAGAAGACGCGCGACGAGAAGCTCCGCGCGCTCTTCGACTTCGTCGCCGACGACATCCGCTACGTGAACTACGTGAGCGGCGAGTGGTGGCTCCCGAACCGGCCGCAGCAGCTCCTCGCGCGGCGCGAGGGCGACTGCGACGACAAGGCGATCCTCCTCATCACCCTCCTCCGCTCGATCGGGATCGAGGCGCAGGAGGTCATGGTGCAGACGCGGATGACGGGCCAGCCGTCGCTCCTGCTCGGCAAGAACGCGGCGATACCGCTCTTCGATCACGGCATCGCCTACCTGCCCGGCCAGAACGGGCAGCCCGGGATGTACCTCGACGCGACGAGCCCGCAGTCGCGCCTCGGCCCGATCCCCTCGATGGACGCGCGCGCGGTCGCGCTCCGGATGGACGCGGGGCCGGCCGAGATCGTGACGCTCCCCGCGAGCTCGCCCGACGAGCACGGCGCCGACGTCACCTGGACGGTGAACGTCGCGGCCGACGGCTCCGGCGAGCTCACCGGCGAGGAGCGCCACTCCGGCGACTCCGCGTTCTGGCTCCGCACGAACATCGGCGAGGCGCAGGCGCGCGCGCAGTACGTCGAGAACAACCTCGTCGAGCCGTGGTTCCCCACGATCGACCTCGACAAGAAGATCGACTTCGAGGGCAACCTGAAGAACGGCGAGGCGCTCGTGAAGTACAAGGCGAAGTCGCGCGGCATGGCGCGGCGCGAGAACAAGGACCTCGTCCTCCCCCTCTCCCCCGCCGCGACGTACGGCTCGCAGATCGCGCCGCTCCCCACCCGCACGTTGCCGGTGCTCCTCCCCGCCTACTTCGCGCCGAACCACCAGAACCGCACCCTCCGCGCGATCGCGCCGCAAGGAATGGCGTGGTCCGAGCTCCCCCCCGGCGGCGACGCGAACGGCGGCGAGTTCGGCAAGGCCCACCTCGAGATCGCGCGCGATCCGAAGGACCCGCGCGCGATCGTGATCAAGCGGAGCGTCTCCTTCAACCAGCACCTCATCCCGGTCGACAAGTACCCCGCGTGGCGCGCGTGGGTGCAGCAGGTCGACGCCCTCATGCACAAGGAAGTGCGCCTCGTGGAGGCGAAGTGA
- a CDS encoding Uma2 family endonuclease, with product MSSSRPGATVVKNGRSLAEAITNPTVIVEVLSDATERYDRDGKFKSYQTLASLREYVLTVRYSTTVQLPPQGRSTGRGVPEEPSWSLCLPQAVRRPCSLASPMTRPSRKTRWPFDDAEKTSTVSCSPTSSMAPSWYNTGGTATAALGGGGAAAAAAGGGGAASFFGPRPNTTLLRSSTSGFISATLISATLPSANTIVRTSASVEANARGCAAAGGKLGYIEPIDVGARLSNALPAGPVAGAWSSRRDVGASAG from the coding sequence ATCTCGAGCTCGAGGCCAGGAGCGACGGTCGTCAAGAACGGTCGCTCGTTGGCAGAGGCCATCACCAATCCAACGGTCATCGTCGAGGTCCTCTCCGACGCAACGGAGCGCTACGATCGCGACGGGAAGTTCAAGAGCTACCAGACGCTGGCATCGCTTCGTGAGTACGTGCTCACCGTGCGCTACTCCACGACGGTCCAGCTGCCGCCGCAGGGGAGGTCGACGGGGCGGGGTGTTCCGGAGGAGCCGAGCTGGAGCTTGTGTTTGCCGCAGGCCGTGAGGAGGCCCTGCTCGTTGGCTTCGCCGATGACGCGGCCGTCGAGGAAGACGCGGTGGCCCTTCGACGACGCCGAGAAGACGAGCACCGTCTCGTGCTCCCCCACCTCCTCGATGGCACCCTCCTGGTACAACACCGGCGGCACCGCGACCGCCGCGCTCGGCGGAGGAGGCGCGGCCGCAGCAGCCGCCGGCGGAGGAGGAGCGGCGTCCTTCTTCGGCCCGAGGCCGAACACGACCTTGCTGCGGTCGAGCACGTCGGGCTTCATCAGCGCCACGCTCATCAGCGCGACGCTGCCGAGCGCGAACACGATCGTGAGGACGAGCGCGAGCGTCGAGGCGAACGCCCGCGGCTGCGCCGCCGCCGGCGGGAAGCTCGGGTACATCGAGCCCATCGACGTCGGCGCGAGGCTCTCGAACGCGCTGCCGGCGGGTCCCGTCGCCGGCGCGTGGAGCTCGCGGCGCGACGTCGGCGCGAGCGCCGGCTGA